Proteins from one Nitrospira sp. genomic window:
- the gltX gene encoding glutamate--tRNA ligase — MSQVRVRFAPSPTGFLHIGGVRTALFNWLFARQQNGVFILRIEDTDQDRSTDASIQAILDGMRWVKLDWDEGPFRQTERMDLYRSHAMQLFEQGHAYWCVCTPEELEARRKEAEAKGGSPRYDGRCRNLGLAKPTGDAALRFKAPQAGETIVDDLIKGRVVFDNQILDDVIILRSNGFPTYNFSVVVDDALMGITHVVRGDDHLTNTPRQIPIFQALGFPLPRFGHLPMILGSDKTRLSKRHGATSIMAYKDMGYLPDAMVNYLVRLGWSHGDQELFSRQELIEKFSWKNVQTSPAVFNPDKLLWLNAEYLKTNPPEQVAKALVPLLEQTDLKDEVHAVSTEWLAQLVVLVKERTKTLVEMVHWVRPYFGDAVSFDEDAAKKFLTPAQAPVLIKLVERFEAFPVFSKHEWEKAFKKLVEQEEIKMGQLAQPVRVALTGRTASPGLFEVMEVLGRERTLIRLRKGIEQASRS; from the coding sequence CATATCGGCGGGGTGCGGACGGCCTTATTCAATTGGCTGTTTGCCCGGCAGCAGAATGGCGTGTTTATTCTTCGGATCGAAGATACGGACCAGGATCGTTCCACCGACGCATCGATTCAAGCCATTCTCGATGGCATGCGCTGGGTCAAATTGGATTGGGACGAAGGTCCCTTTCGGCAGACCGAACGCATGGATCTCTATCGAAGTCATGCCATGCAGTTGTTTGAGCAGGGCCATGCCTATTGGTGCGTCTGTACGCCGGAGGAGCTAGAAGCGCGCCGGAAAGAAGCGGAGGCCAAGGGCGGATCGCCAAGATATGATGGACGGTGCCGAAACCTGGGCCTGGCCAAGCCAACCGGTGACGCGGCGCTCCGGTTCAAAGCTCCGCAGGCCGGTGAGACGATTGTCGATGATCTGATCAAGGGCCGGGTGGTGTTCGACAATCAGATTCTGGATGACGTCATCATTCTCAGATCGAACGGCTTTCCCACGTATAACTTTTCCGTGGTGGTGGACGATGCCTTGATGGGTATTACCCATGTGGTGCGGGGGGATGACCACCTCACGAATACGCCTCGTCAGATCCCTATTTTTCAGGCCCTGGGATTCCCGCTGCCACGCTTCGGCCACTTACCGATGATTCTGGGCTCCGATAAAACGCGGCTCTCGAAGCGTCATGGCGCGACTTCCATCATGGCATACAAAGACATGGGCTACCTGCCTGATGCCATGGTGAACTATCTGGTCCGGCTTGGTTGGTCGCATGGAGACCAAGAGCTGTTTTCGCGGCAAGAGCTGATCGAAAAATTTTCATGGAAGAATGTCCAGACGTCGCCAGCCGTCTTCAACCCGGACAAGTTGCTGTGGCTCAATGCCGAATACCTCAAGACCAATCCGCCCGAGCAGGTGGCGAAGGCGTTGGTGCCGTTGCTCGAGCAAACCGATCTCAAAGACGAAGTTCATGCTGTTTCCACAGAGTGGCTTGCGCAACTGGTCGTCCTGGTGAAGGAACGAACCAAAACGCTCGTCGAAATGGTCCATTGGGTGAGGCCCTACTTCGGCGACGCCGTATCGTTTGATGAGGATGCCGCGAAGAAGTTCCTGACTCCGGCTCAGGCCCCCGTGTTGATCAAGCTCGTGGAGCGCTTTGAGGCGTTTCCGGTCTTCTCCAAGCACGAGTGGGAAAAGGCGTTCAAAAAACTGGTCGAGCAAGAGGAGATCAAAATGGGCCAGCTGGCTCAGCCGGTACGTGTGGCCTTGACTGGCCGGACGGCAAGCCCCGGATTGTTCGAAGTCATGGAAGTTCTCGGCCGGGAACGTACGTTGATTCGATTGCGTAAGGGAATCGAGCAAGCCTCCAGATCCTGA